A genome region from Sus scrofa isolate TJ Tabasco breed Duroc unplaced genomic scaffold, Sscrofa11.1 Contig2453, whole genome shotgun sequence includes the following:
- the LOC110258584 gene encoding uncharacterized protein LOC110258584, translating into MPAFSPAALGSRQARPRAIRREEGGRKRTCRASHNAPSLRPPAPGPTRSRSAANGRAEHAGPRPRPGPGPRLWAVEGRAPLCLRALISAIAVECQRAWQLEDVHRKKRKILKRKREAKFQFRGAIISRPHTLPSPICLQKHGFLINTG; encoded by the coding sequence ATGCCGGCCTTCAGCCCCGCCGCTCTAGGCTCCCGGCAAGCCAGACCGCGGGCGATCCGCCGAGAGGAAGGAGGCCGAAAACGCACCTGCCGCGCTTCACACAACGCGCCGTCGCTGCGCCCGCCCGCGCCGGGCCCGACACGCTCACGCAGCGCCGCCAATGGACGCGCGGAACACGcagggccccgcccccgcccgggccCTGGGCCCCGCCTCTGGGCCGTTGAAGGGAGAGCGCCCCTCTGTCTGCGGGCTTTAATCTCGGCCATAGCAGTCGAATGCCAAAGAGCTTGGCAGCTGGAAGATGTAcaccgaaaaaaaagaaaaattttaaagaggaaaagggaagccaAATTCCAGTTTAGAGGTGCGATAATATCAAGGCCACATACACTACCCTCTCCAATCTGCCTGCAGAAGCATGGCTTTTTAATAAATACTGGTTGA